The Gracilinanus agilis isolate LMUSP501 unplaced genomic scaffold, AgileGrace unplaced_scaffold53361, whole genome shotgun sequence genome has a window encoding:
- the LOC123255859 gene encoding LOW QUALITY PROTEIN: pre-mRNA-processing factor 39-like (The sequence of the model RefSeq protein was modified relative to this genomic sequence to represent the inferred CDS: inserted 2 bases in 1 codon): protein MQNSAHMDEYSNSSNGNASNDSEVAIEQTTDFSTEIMNVIEMEQSPDGSPNVNEENTEENEISNVELPVTDTEAQFPPEYEKFWKAVENNLQDFTGWVYLLQYVEQENHLLAARKAFDKFFTHYPYCYGYWKKYADLEKRHDNIKQSDEVYRRGLQAIPLSVDLWIHYINFLKETLDPDDPETNNTVRGTFQHAVLAAGTDFRSDRLWEMYINWENEQGNLREVTTIYDRILGIPTQPYSHHFQNTYRITRKEHVQNNLPRDLLTSEQFIQLRRELASVNGHSGDDGPPGDDLPSGIEDITDPAKLITEIENMRHRIIEIHQEMFNYNEHEVSKRWTFEEGIKRPYFHVKPLEKAQLKNWKEYLEFEIENGTHERVVVLFERCVISCALYEDFWIKYAKYMENHSIEGVRHVYSRACIIHLPKKPMVHMLWAAFEEQQGNINEARSILRTFEECVLGLAMVRLRRVSLERRHGNMEEAEQLLQDAVKNNAKSNNESSFYAIKLARHLFKIQKNLPKSRKVLLEAIERDKENTKLYLNLLEMEYSGDLKQNEDNILTYFDKAIHGSLPIKMRITFSQRKVEFLEDFGSDVNKLLXLLKEQDSLKRKAENGAEEPDEKKVHTEDASLASTQLIDGDIQANQAAYNYSAWYQYNYQNPWNYGQYYPPPPT from the exons ATGCAGAATTCTGCTCATATGGATGAGTACAGCAATTCTAGCAATGGCAATGCAAGCAATGATTCTGAGGTAGCCATAGAGCAGACCACTGATTTCAGTACTGAGATTATGAATGTTATAGAAATGGAACAGTCACCTGATGGCTCTCCCAATGTGAATGAAGAAAAtacagaggaaaatgaaatttcaaatgtAGAACTACCAGTGACAGACACTGAAGCACAATTTCCTCCAGAATATGAAAAGTTTTGGAAAGCTGTAGAAAATAATCTCCAAGATTTTACTGGCTGGGTATATTTGCTGCAGTATGTAGAACAAGAGAATCACTTGCTGGCTGCCAGAAAAGCGTTTGACAAATTTTTTACACATTATCCATATTGCTATGGTTATTGGAAAAAGTATGCAGACCTTGAAAAACGCCATGACAACATTAAACAATCAGATGAGGTTTATCGACGAGGGCTTCAGGCAATACCTCTTAGTGTTGATCTTTGGATTCATTATATAAACTTCTTAAAAGAAACTTTGGACCCAGATGATCCTGAGACAAATAATACAGTAAGAGGAACTTTTCAGCATGCCGTTTTAGCTGCAGGAACAGATTTCCGATCTGACAGATTATGGGAAATGTACATAAACTGGGAAAATGAACAGGGAAATCTGAGAGAGGTTACAACAATATATGATCGTATTCTTGGTATTCCAACACAGCCCTATAGTCATCATTTCCAGAACACGTACAGAATAACACGTAAAGAACACGTACAGAATAACTTGCCTCGAGATCTTTTAACTAGTGAGCAGTTTATTCAGTTACGAAGAGAACTGGCTTCTGTAAATGGACACAGTGGTGATGACGGTCCCCCTGGTGATGATTTACCATCTGGAATTGAAGATATAACAGACCCTGCAAAGCTAATCACTGAAATAGAAAACATGAGACATAGAATTATCGAAATTCATCAAGAAATGTTTAATTATAATGAGCATGAGGTTAGCAAAAGATGGACATTTGAAGAAGGTATTAAAAGACCTTATTTCCATGTGAAACCATTGGAAAAAGCACAActgaaaaattggaaagaatacttagaatttgaaattgaaaatggGACTCATGAACGTGTTGTGGTGCTCTTTGAAAGATGTGTCATATCATGTGCCCTCTATGAGGACTTTTGGATTAAGTATGCCAAGTACATGGAAAACCATAGTATCGAAGGAGTGAGACATGTCTACAGCAGGGCTTGTATTATACATCTTCCAAAGAAACCCATGGTTCACATGCTATGGGCTGCTTTTGAAGAACAGCAGGGTAATATTAATGAAGCAAGGAGCATTCTGAGAACATTTGAAGAATGTGTTTTAGGATTGGCCATGGTTCGTTTGAGGAGAGTAAGTTTAGAACGACGACATGGAAACATGGAGGAAGCTGAGCAGTTGCTTCAGGATGCTGTTAAGAAT aatgccaaatCAAATAATGAATCCTCATTTTATGCTATAAAACTAGCTCGACATCTTTTCAAGATACAGAAGAACCTTCCAAAATCAAGAAAAGTGCTCTTGGAAGCCattgagagagataaagagaacacaaaattaTACCTCAATTTACTTGAAATGGAATATAGTGGGGACCTCAAACAAAATGAAGACAATATTCTCACCTATTTTGACAAGGCAATACATGGTTCATTGCCTATTAAAATGAGAATTACATTTTCTCAGAGAAAAGTGGAGTTTCTAGAAGATTTTGGTTCTGATGTGAACAAGCTTCT ACTCTTAAAGGAACAAGActctttaaaaaggaaagctGAAAATGGGGCAGAAGAGCCAGATGAAAAAAAAGTACACACAGAAGATGCAAGTTTAGCATCTACTCAGTTGATAGATGGAGACATCCAAGCTAACCAAGCTGCATATAATTATAGTGCCTGGTATCAATATAATTACCAGAATCCCTGGAATTATGGACAGTATTATCCTCCCCCGCCAACCTGa